One genomic segment of Synechocystis sp. LKSZ1 includes these proteins:
- the accA gene encoding acetyl-CoA carboxylase carboxyl transferase subunit alpha: MNKSERRVFLLDFEKPLHELEEKIHQIRELAKEENVDVSDQIAQLESRADQLRQEIFGNLNPSQRLQLARHPRRPSTLDYIQAITDDWFEMHGDRGGYDDPALVGGVARLEGRPVVILGHQKGRDTKDNVVRNFGMPAPNGYRKALRLMEHAEQFGMPIITFIDTPGAWAGVEAEKLGQGEAIAYNLRQMFSFNVPILCTVIGEGGSGGALGIGVGDRVLMLEHAVYTVATPEACAAILWKDAKKSPQAAVALKITSKDLKELQIIDEIVPEPSGAAHTNPLATAQQLKQALLTNLENLSHLTPQQRRQLRYQKFRAMGQFLES, encoded by the coding sequence ATGAACAAGAGCGAGCGTCGCGTTTTTTTATTGGATTTTGAAAAGCCTCTCCACGAGCTAGAGGAAAAAATTCACCAAATCCGCGAACTGGCCAAGGAAGAGAATGTGGATGTTTCTGACCAAATTGCCCAACTAGAAAGCCGAGCCGATCAACTCCGTCAAGAAATTTTTGGCAATCTGAATCCGTCCCAACGGTTGCAATTAGCCCGTCATCCCCGGCGGCCTAGCACCCTCGACTACATCCAAGCGATTACGGATGATTGGTTTGAGATGCACGGTGACCGGGGCGGCTACGATGACCCGGCCCTAGTGGGGGGCGTAGCCCGGTTAGAGGGCCGGCCCGTGGTCATTCTGGGGCATCAGAAGGGGCGCGATACCAAGGATAATGTGGTGCGGAACTTTGGCATGCCAGCCCCCAACGGCTACCGCAAGGCCCTGCGCCTGATGGAGCACGCCGAGCAATTTGGGATGCCCATTATTACCTTCATTGATACCCCTGGGGCCTGGGCTGGGGTCGAGGCGGAAAAACTCGGCCAAGGGGAAGCCATTGCCTATAATCTGCGACAAATGTTTAGTTTTAATGTGCCCATCCTCTGTACGGTCATTGGTGAAGGCGGCTCTGGAGGGGCCCTGGGCATTGGCGTAGGCGACCGCGTTTTAATGCTAGAGCATGCCGTCTATACCGTGGCAACCCCTGAAGCCTGTGCCGCGATCCTCTGGAAGGATGCCAAGAAATCGCCCCAGGCCGCTGTGGCCTTAAAAATCACCTCGAAGGATCTTAAGGAACTACAAATCATAGATGAAATTGTGCCTGAACCCTCTGGGGCGGCCCATACCAATCCTTTAGCTACGGCTCAGCAACTTAAGCAGGCCCTGTTGACGAATCTGGAAAATTTATCCCATCTGACCCCCCAGCAACGTCGGCAACTACGCTACCAAAAATTCCGGGCCATGGGCCAGTTCTTGGAAAGTTAA
- a CDS encoding acetate kinase yields the protein MKILVLNAGSSSQKSCLYDLNGPVLPPHPPEPLWEAFIDWTGPRGQGQLTLKARGQKQTLPLASSDRRQGIAQMLQTLTTGEKSVLANLAEIDCVGHRVVHGGLDYAEATPITPAVKATIAALIPLAPAHNPAHLEGIEAIEAILGDVVQIAVFDTAFHRTLPAAAALYPIPQAWTDLGIRRYGFHGTSHRYCAHQAAQLLAQPLDSLKMITCHIGNGASLAAIQNGQSIDTTMGFTPLEGLMMGARSGSIDPAILLYLLREQSYQPEQLNEILNKQSGLKGVSGLSADLRTILQAQAEGNPQAELAFAMYIHRFRACLGQMLASLGGLDVLVFTAGVGENSALVREQVCQGFEFLGLQLDPIKNAQSVANTIISQPESTVQVLIIRTEEDWAIATECWQICSPKDPQ from the coding sequence ATGAAAATCTTGGTTCTCAATGCCGGCTCCAGTAGCCAAAAGAGTTGTCTCTACGACCTCAATGGCCCTGTTTTGCCGCCCCATCCCCCGGAACCCCTCTGGGAAGCCTTCATTGATTGGACAGGGCCAAGGGGCCAGGGCCAGTTAACCCTCAAGGCTCGGGGCCAAAAACAAACCCTACCGCTAGCCAGCAGTGATCGTCGCCAGGGCATTGCGCAAATGCTCCAAACGTTGACAACAGGAGAAAAGTCTGTGCTGGCCAACTTAGCCGAAATTGACTGTGTAGGCCATCGGGTCGTTCACGGCGGTCTCGATTACGCGGAGGCTACTCCTATTACCCCAGCTGTCAAGGCCACCATTGCGGCCCTGATTCCTCTGGCCCCGGCCCATAATCCGGCCCACCTGGAAGGAATTGAGGCCATCGAAGCCATCCTCGGTGATGTTGTGCAAATTGCCGTGTTTGATACGGCCTTCCACCGCACCCTTCCGGCCGCCGCCGCCCTGTACCCCATTCCCCAGGCCTGGACGGATCTCGGCATTCGTCGCTATGGTTTTCATGGGACGAGCCATCGCTACTGTGCCCACCAGGCCGCCCAACTCTTGGCCCAGCCCCTTGACAGCCTCAAAATGATTACCTGCCACATTGGTAATGGGGCCTCCCTAGCGGCCATTCAAAATGGCCAAAGCATTGATACCACCATGGGTTTTACGCCTCTAGAGGGCCTGATGATGGGGGCCCGTAGTGGCTCCATTGACCCGGCCATTTTGCTCTATCTGTTACGAGAACAGAGTTATCAACCGGAACAACTCAACGAAATTTTAAATAAACAATCCGGTCTCAAGGGGGTTTCTGGCCTATCGGCGGATCTGAGAACCATTCTCCAGGCGCAGGCAGAGGGAAATCCTCAAGCCGAACTAGCCTTTGCCATGTATATTCATCGTTTTCGGGCCTGCCTCGGCCAGATGCTAGCTTCCTTGGGAGGCCTAGACGTACTCGTGTTTACGGCTGGGGTGGGAGAAAATTCGGCCCTGGTGCGGGAACAGGTTTGTCAAGGCTTTGAATTTCTGGGTCTCCAGTTAGACCCGATTAAAAATGCTCAATCCGTTGCCAATACAATCATTTCTCAGCCGGAGTCCACGGTACAGGTCTTAATTATTCGCACCGAAGAAGACTGGGCCATTGCCACGGAATGCTGGCAGATTTGCTCCCCAAAAGACCCGCAATAA
- a CDS encoding diguanylate cyclase: MTFLTPDTDIDLSTALDHIEKLEQENRALLQENQDLHIALSTIAEHGDMIEALLNDTNVKLKAEIAEKQRAEAKLQSLLSLISRQKEDLEIMVETIMQHGDVVDAQWREKLCETVELANLDALTQIANRRRFDDHLHEQWQTLGAEQQPLALILCDIDHFKQFNDFYGHLSGDDCLRRVAQALSASLRNPYDLFARYGGEEFAALLPYTDKAGAGHTAKRMQATLNLLEIPHHPSPIAGHVTMSFGIAITVPQATVDPLSLVAMADHCLYQAKQQGKNCIVCTQSPTPY, from the coding sequence ATGACCTTCTTGACTCCCGACACTGATATAGACTTGTCGACTGCCCTTGACCACATCGAAAAACTAGAGCAGGAAAACCGAGCCCTTCTACAAGAAAACCAAGATCTGCATATTGCTTTAAGTACTATTGCCGAGCACGGGGACATGATTGAAGCATTACTTAACGATACCAATGTCAAGCTCAAGGCCGAAATTGCAGAAAAACAGCGGGCAGAAGCGAAGCTTCAAAGCTTGTTATCCTTAATTTCTCGCCAAAAAGAAGACCTAGAAATTATGGTGGAGACCATCATGCAACATGGGGATGTGGTGGATGCTCAATGGCGAGAGAAACTGTGCGAGACCGTGGAACTAGCCAACTTGGATGCCCTCACCCAAATTGCCAACCGGCGTCGCTTTGATGACCATCTCCACGAGCAGTGGCAAACCCTTGGCGCAGAGCAACAGCCTCTGGCCTTAATCCTGTGTGATATTGACCATTTCAAACAATTCAACGACTTCTATGGTCACCTCAGTGGGGACGACTGTTTACGACGGGTGGCCCAGGCATTAAGTGCCAGTCTCCGCAATCCCTACGATCTCTTTGCTCGTTACGGGGGAGAGGAGTTTGCGGCCCTCCTGCCCTACACCGATAAAGCTGGGGCTGGCCACACGGCCAAACGAATGCAGGCGACCCTGAACCTACTAGAGATTCCCCACCATCCCTCACCCATTGCAGGCCATGTCACAATGAGCTTTGGCATTGCGATTACCGTCCCCCAGGCAACGGTTGACCCTCTAAGCTTAGTGGCAATGGCGGATCACTGTCTCTACCAAGCCAAGCAACAAGGCAAAAACTGCATTGTCTGCACTCAGTCCCCTACTCCTTATTAA
- the aqpZ gene encoding aquaporin Z, protein MKKYVAELIGTFWLVLGGCGSAVFAAFVSVPGGTNTNELGLGFLGVSLAFGLTVLTGAYAFGHISGGHFNPAVSFGLWMGKRFSSADLLPYIIAQVLGATIAGLLIYIILQGSPAAIFEAVFKGGNPLATNGFGAHSPQGFGLVSAAITELVLTFMFLLVILGATDRRAPQGFAPVPIGLALTLIHLISIPITNTSVNPARSTGVALFCGNVELIGQLWLFWIAPIAGAIAAGYVYSNFFEESARNAPTPEAE, encoded by the coding sequence ATGAAAAAATACGTTGCAGAATTAATCGGCACCTTCTGGCTTGTCCTGGGAGGCTGTGGTAGTGCAGTTTTTGCCGCCTTTGTTTCAGTCCCTGGAGGAACCAATACCAATGAATTGGGCCTTGGCTTCTTGGGAGTTTCCCTGGCTTTTGGTTTAACAGTATTAACAGGAGCTTATGCTTTTGGTCATATCTCGGGGGGACATTTTAATCCCGCCGTTTCCTTCGGCCTGTGGATGGGGAAACGCTTCTCTAGTGCAGACCTATTGCCCTACATCATCGCCCAAGTCCTCGGCGCAACAATCGCTGGGTTGCTGATTTATATCATTCTTCAAGGCTCCCCCGCTGCGATTTTCGAAGCTGTTTTTAAGGGAGGCAATCCTTTAGCGACGAATGGTTTTGGGGCTCATTCTCCCCAGGGTTTTGGCTTGGTCTCAGCGGCCATTACGGAACTCGTCCTGACTTTTATGTTCCTGTTAGTTATTCTCGGGGCCACTGACCGGAGAGCCCCCCAAGGTTTTGCCCCGGTTCCCATTGGCCTGGCTTTAACCCTGATTCACCTCATCAGCATTCCTATCACTAACACATCGGTTAATCCAGCTCGTAGTACTGGTGTTGCGCTATTTTGCGGCAACGTAGAACTGATTGGCCAACTGTGGCTCTTCTGGATTGCACCTATCGCGGGCGCTATCGCCGCCGGTTATGTCTATAGCAATTTCTTTGAAGAATCGGCCCGTAACGCTCCTACACCAGAGGCCGAATAG
- the aroC gene encoding chorismate synthase, which yields MGNTFGHLFRVTTFGESHGGGVGVIIDGCPPRLPLCEADIQGDLDRRRPGQSKITTPRQESDICEILSGVFQGQTLGTPIAILVRNKDARSQDYDEMAQKYRPSHADATYDAKYGIRNWQGGGRSSARETIGRVAAGAIAKKILAQFSGVEIIAYVQRIQDIEANIDPSTVRPEQVESNIVRCPDGPTAEKMIERIDQIRREKDSLGGVVECVVRNVPKGLGEPVFDKLEADLAKAVMSLPATKGFEIGSGFAGTLLTGSEHNDEFYQDETGDWRTRTNRSGGVQGGISNGEMITLRVAFKPTATIGKEQNTVTQTGEETTLAARGRHDPCVLPRAVPMVEAMVALVLCDHLLRFQGQCRTLPK from the coding sequence ATGGGCAATACCTTTGGACATTTATTTCGAGTCACGACCTTTGGCGAATCCCACGGGGGAGGCGTTGGGGTGATTATCGATGGTTGTCCGCCCCGTTTGCCCCTCTGTGAAGCTGACATTCAAGGAGACCTCGACCGCCGTCGTCCTGGCCAGAGCAAAATCACGACCCCTCGTCAAGAAAGTGATATTTGCGAGATTTTGTCGGGGGTTTTCCAAGGCCAGACCCTGGGTACGCCCATTGCCATCCTGGTAAGAAATAAGGATGCCCGTTCCCAGGACTACGACGAAATGGCCCAGAAATACCGGCCCTCCCATGCCGATGCCACCTACGATGCCAAGTACGGTATTCGTAACTGGCAAGGCGGGGGCCGTTCCTCCGCCAGAGAAACCATTGGCCGGGTAGCCGCTGGGGCTATTGCCAAGAAAATTTTGGCCCAATTTAGTGGGGTTGAAATTATTGCCTACGTGCAACGTATCCAGGACATTGAGGCCAATATTGATCCCAGTACCGTCCGCCCAGAGCAGGTTGAGAGTAATATTGTTCGTTGTCCCGATGGCCCGACGGCGGAAAAAATGATTGAGCGGATTGACCAAATTCGTCGGGAGAAAGATTCTCTTGGGGGCGTGGTAGAGTGCGTCGTTCGCAATGTTCCTAAGGGTCTGGGGGAGCCAGTTTTTGACAAACTGGAAGCGGATCTAGCCAAGGCAGTCATGTCTTTACCCGCCACCAAGGGCTTTGAAATCGGCTCAGGTTTTGCCGGAACCCTCTTGACAGGTAGTGAACACAACGATGAATTTTATCAAGATGAGACTGGCGACTGGCGTACCCGTACTAACCGTTCGGGAGGGGTACAAGGGGGCATTAGCAACGGTGAAATGATTACTCTCCGAGTGGCCTTTAAGCCCACCGCTACCATTGGTAAAGAACAAAACACCGTCACCCAAACAGGGGAGGAAACCACCCTTGCCGCCAGAGGCCGTCACGATCCCTGTGTTTTACCCCGCGCTGTCCCGATGGTCGAAGCCATGGTGGCCCTGGTATTGTGCGACCACCTACTCCGCTTCCAAGGCCAATGTCGAACCCTGCCAAAATAA
- a CDS encoding PetM family cytochrome b6-f complex subunit 7 yields MTAESMLTNGAFLLIGLTLAGLAWGFVIIKLQGSEE; encoded by the coding sequence ATGACCGCAGAGAGCATGTTAACCAATGGTGCTTTTTTGCTCATTGGCTTGACCTTAGCCGGCCTGGCCTGGGGCTTTGTAATTATCAAATTACAAGGCAGTGAAGAATAA
- the pdxA gene encoding 4-hydroxythreonine-4-phosphate dehydrogenase PdxA, whose product MPLPQLALTLGDPAGIGPEVALKALANPTLSQRAEITLVGCRRLLLDTYSQLQSQGLTLAHPDQFAWLDVDCSAEQGTQIQIGQGNAASGQVSFQSLDCAIQATLAGQFQGIVTAPIAKVAWKLAGYDFPGQTEVLAQRAGVKQFGMLFIGRSPMTGWTLRTLLATTHIPLHQVPQALTPALMTDKLELLLQCLHQDFGLIRPCIAIAGLNPHSGEQGQLGTEEQAWLMPWLDTMRVRYPQARLLGPVPPDTLWVTAGQAWFKQAQASEIDAYLALYHDQGLIPVKLLAFDQAINTTIGLPFVRTSPDHGTAFDIAGKGMARPDSLQAAIQLAIELVQQRGEESPV is encoded by the coding sequence ATGCCCCTGCCCCAACTTGCCCTGACCCTTGGTGATCCCGCTGGCATCGGCCCTGAGGTGGCCCTTAAGGCCTTGGCCAATCCGACCCTAAGCCAACGGGCTGAGATTACCCTCGTCGGTTGTCGTCGGTTATTGCTAGACACCTACAGCCAACTCCAATCCCAGGGCCTGACCCTGGCCCATCCCGACCAATTTGCCTGGTTGGACGTGGATTGTTCCGCAGAGCAAGGCACTCAAATTCAAATCGGTCAAGGAAACGCCGCCAGTGGACAAGTCAGTTTTCAAAGCCTAGACTGTGCGATTCAGGCCACCCTGGCGGGCCAGTTCCAGGGCATTGTCACGGCCCCCATTGCCAAAGTGGCCTGGAAATTAGCCGGCTATGATTTTCCGGGCCAAACCGAAGTGCTGGCCCAACGGGCCGGTGTTAAGCAGTTTGGGATGCTCTTCATTGGCCGTTCCCCCATGACGGGATGGACTCTGCGGACTTTGCTGGCTACTACCCATATTCCCCTGCACCAAGTTCCCCAGGCCCTAACACCGGCCCTGATGACCGATAAACTAGAACTTCTTTTACAGTGTTTACACCAGGATTTTGGCCTGATTCGGCCCTGTATTGCCATTGCCGGTCTGAATCCCCACAGCGGTGAACAGGGCCAACTGGGAACCGAGGAACAGGCCTGGCTCATGCCTTGGCTAGACACCATGCGGGTGCGTTATCCCCAGGCCCGATTACTGGGCCCTGTGCCACCGGATACCCTCTGGGTGACAGCGGGCCAGGCTTGGTTCAAGCAGGCCCAAGCGTCAGAAATTGATGCTTATCTGGCCCTGTACCATGACCAGGGTCTGATTCCGGTAAAACTTCTGGCCTTTGACCAGGCCATTAATACAACTATCGGCCTGCCCTTTGTGCGCACCTCTCCCGACCACGGCACCGCCTTTGATATTGCGGGCAAGGGCATGGCGCGGCCCGATAGCCTCCAGGCCGCCATCCAATTAGCCATTGAGCTGGTTCAACAACGTGGAGAAGAATCCCCAGTATAG